One genomic segment of Cydia splendana chromosome 5, ilCydSple1.2, whole genome shotgun sequence includes these proteins:
- the LOC134790799 gene encoding suppressor APC domain-containing protein 2: MSMTQAPSRNMESLPKQFVSAMRTLFDIMDDKHTGYVKLTDIENRWRDDRTKGLPRGVIESLQKVASHDGLLTFERFCTGLKICLLCNQVEKTSDKVNRLNHEESGGGNVQISNNNQGHHRPPSAPLLDVDVQQDKNWNAIKNTETTSQQRTISMPQLLGRKDGPFQEMRNHGAAINKHDRVFAPPKPPRLEKSSAERKEPSRSFKTDDAPRFEPEDIGDLKIDFEEVARSGEEASRGLGDGRPSNDTQAQGMRRTRRREPRRHTLHNGVDYNLLKRMKQIEQEKDVLLQGLNAVEEAREWYLKQLGEVQEKMRHAGRMGVYVEPWSEAHQERLELLRARVLELNRQLGALAAGWRHGQLSLHMNLALPAAPNAGVFTSVTKQNRMLAEEVNRKNERIAVLEREKSALIREVLGQRNRTKIMDNFT, translated from the exons ATGAGTATGACACAAGCTCCATCTAGAAATATGGAATCATTACCAAAACAGTTTGTATCCGCGATGCGGACGTTGTTCGATATTATGGATGATAAACATACTGGGTACGTAAAGCTCACGGATATCGAAAATCGTTGGAGAGATGACCGCACTAAGGGTTTGCCAAGAGGTGTTATAGAGAGCCTTCAAAAGGTCGCTTCCCACGACGGTTTACTAACATTTGAACGCTTTTGTACCGGCCTTAAAATCTGTCTTTTGTGCAATCAAGTTGAAAAGACTTCTGATAAAGTTAACAGACTTAACCACGAAGAATCAGGAGGCGGCAACGTTCAAATAAGCAACAATAATCAAGGTCACCATCGCCCACCTTCAGCGCCCTTACTCGATGTCGACGTGCAGCAGGACAAGAATTGGAACGCAATTAAAAATACAGAGACAACATCACAACAAAGAACTATCAGCATGCCTCAGTTGCTAGGCCGCAAAGATGGCCCTTTCCAAGAGATGAGGAACCACGGAGCAGCAATAAATAAACACGACAGGGTTTTCGCTCCTCCAAAACCGCCAAGATTAGAGAAAAGTTCTGCAGAAAGGAAGGAACCCTCTAGAAGCTTCAAAACAGATGACGCACCACGCTTTGAGCCTGAAGACATTGGGGACTTAAAAATTGACTTTGAGGAAGTAGCTCGGTCGGGAGAAGAGGCCAGTAGAGGCCTGGGAGATGGAAGACCATCAAACGATACACAAGCGCAAGGCATGCGTCGCACGCGCCGTCGCGAGCCTCGGCGACACACCCTACATAACGGTGTAGACTATAATCTCCTTAAACGAATGAAACAGATTGAACAAGAAAAGGATGTGTTGCTACAGGGCTTGAATGCAGTCGAGGAAGCAAGAGAGTGGTATTTAAAGCAGTTGGGCGAGGTCCAGGAGAAGATGCGACATGCTGGGCGGATGGGAGTTTATGTT GAGCCATGGAGTGAAGCGCATCAGGAACGGCTGGAGCTGTTGCGGGCGCGAGTGCTGGAGTTGAACCGGCAGCTGGGAGCGCTGGCGGCGGGCTGGCGGCACGGTCAGCTATCGCTGCACATGAACCTGGCGCTGCCGGCCGCGCCCAACGCGGGCGTGTTCACGTCCGTCACCAAGCAGAACCGCATGTTAGCCGAG GAAGTCAATCGGAAAAATGAGAGAATAGCTGTTTTGGAGAGGGAAAAGTCAGCACTGATCAGAGAGGTGTTAGGACAAAGAAATCGAACAAAGATAATGGATAACTTTACATAA
- the LOC134790808 gene encoding small ribosomal subunit protein mS40, translated as MALWSGIQSSIRRIILAEARTSVRFYCEPADNVEGEEQKTIDPAKDRTKIIPPETSIRYMQSKAYQQTYGEKPVWFLYRRNHKGAFAPRKTRKTCVRNGIISTGNPCPICRDEYLVLDHRNTKLLEQFISEHTGQILDAFKTGLCRKKQKELLVAIERAWDQGNLTYDVPFREYDYSLYYKKELTQ; from the exons atgGCACTGTGGAGTGGTATTCAATCATCCATACGTAGAATTATTTTAGCCGAAGCTAGGACCAGTGTTCGTTTCTACTGTGAGCCAGCCGACAATGTTGAAGGCGAGGAGCAAAAAACGATTGATCCAGCTAAAGATAGGACCAAAATTATCCCCCCAGAAACCAGCATAAGATATATGCAAAGCAAAGCCTACCAACAGACTTATGGggagaaaccagtatggtttTTGTACAGGCGTAACCACAAAGGTGCTTTTGCTCCAAGAAAGACGAGAAAAACTTGCGTGAGGAACGGTATCATATCGACAGGAAACCCTTGCCCCATCTGCAGGGATGAATATCTGGTTTTAGATCACAGGAATACTAAATTACTGGAGCAGTTTATTTCGGAGCACACTGGACAG ATACTGGATGCATTCAAGACAGGGCTGTGCCGAAAGAAGCAGAAGGAGCTCCTAGTGGCCATTGAGCGAGCATGGGATCAAGGAAACCTCACATATGATGTACCATTCAGGGAATATGACTACTCCTTATATTACAAGAAAGAATTAACACAGTAA
- the LOC134790815 gene encoding centrosomin-like yields MYKMATLPRTSKHAAGITSPFSTSPRALQEMSMPAQEGLDNTVASGISMKQYEEQLNGLRKENFHLRLRIYFLEEKLGSGSPPAVQGLLEHNIRLQVEVEELRRQLSDKQELLAVAAEAIDVLEHQGSMSADSIENSMNHGNEVAKEMNTQTVNQQNQAIDDTCASESAGDYLCVTTNNNDMDELIKLRKENSKALQMIKGCMKKIQQQNKEIKKLKLDKEQSHMQHVSDSQIEKYDEILKCKDEHIKDLENKLRELQKTVDNGHNDEDAGNLQQLLTRRLQGLAFFLDKLLAHKCVLSEEKKKMAESILEQSLALPVGLQLDETISAEGFTFDDSNMDISQNLRIEDLTIMFGHHGLCSGDDNKLTNRKSLRHLLQNECPSESECWSEPDRNVSLARIGLNDTALGARESNSDNNRHRSRRSRVSYGSRSEDKTTNEAALIDEIHQLSKQCEELEYEKKDLNSQLEFAKTQIDDLILEKDELKSALASEHSKVDEISKDSENMKCTISSLQIRIKDIEQQLVEANQIRDKLRSERQELESTFLETERALRRAADDATVQASQAALERARAQHDKMRIEKDLEDARENLAKSSEIIANLEMEVARKVVVEACNRVQEVHVARQVEEEDRPTSPDQGIDSDRLSSLEHNDAVTLSTRSLYEENVSLKQKLARTKATLADTLSQLNAANMRKKSVQRAICREIHKTQGVLRKARDHLENPN; encoded by the exons ATGTACAAAATGGCAACATTACCGCGGACATCTAAACATGCAGCTGGTATAACTTCGCCTTTCAG CACGAGTCCACGGGCGCTTCAGGAGATGAGCATGCCGGCTCAAGAAGGACTGG ATAACACCGTTGCCAGCGGGATCAGTATGAAGCAGTATGAAGAGCAGCTTAATGGATTAAGAAAAGAGAATTTTCACTTAAGATTAAGGATATATTTCCTTGAGGAAAAATTAGGAAGCGGTTCACCACCAGCAGTTCAG GGACTTCTGGAACACAACATTCGACTGCAGGTGGAAGTAGAGGAATTGAGGAGGCAATTAAGCGACAAGCAAGAACTCCTAGCTGTTGCGGCGGAAGCCATCGATGTACTTGAACACCAG GGTTCCATGTCTGCCGACAGTATTGAGAATTCAATGAACCACGGCAACGAAGTAGCAAAGGAAATGAACACccag ACTGTGAATCAACAAAACCAGGCAATCGATGACACATGTGCATCAGAATCTGCTGG AGACTATTTATGTGTCACAACAAATAACAACGATATGGATGAGTTGATCAAGCTACGCAAAGAAAATTCTAAAGCTCTTCAGATGATAAAAGGCTGCATGAAGAAAATTCAGCagcaaaataaagaaataaaaaaactgaaATTG GATAAAGAACAATCTCATATGCAACATGTCAGTGATTCACAGATTGAAAAATATGATGAAATTTTAAAATGCAAAGATGAGCATATCAAGGACCTCGAAAACAAACTAAGGGAACTACAAAAGACAGTTGATAATGGCCATAATGACGAAGACGCCGG gAACCTGCAACAGTTGCTCACTCGACGTCTCCAGGGTTTAGCTTTCTTTTTGGATAAGCTATTAGCGCATAA GTGTGTATTAAGCGAAGAAAAAAAGAAGATGGCGGAGAGTATTTTAGAACAAAGTCTAGCTCTACCCGTGGGTTTGCAGTTAGACGAAACCATTTCAGCAGAAGGATTTACGTTTGATGACAGCAATATGGATATCTCACAGAATCTTAGAATTGAGGATTTAACAATAATGTTCGGGCACCACGGGCTATGTAGTGGCGATGATAACAAACTCACAAACAGAAAATCTTTACGTCACCTACTGCAAAACGAATGTCCTTCGGAATCCGAGTGTTGGTCAGAACCAGACAGAAATGTATCTCTCGCACGCATAGGACTAAATGATACAGCACTAGGAGCCAGAGAATCTAACTCTGATAATAACAGGCACAGGTCTCGACGATCCCGCGTTTCGTATGGCTCCCGTTCCGAAGACAAAACTACTAATGAAGCAGCGTTGATTGACGAAATACATCAGCTCTCAAAACAGTGTGAGGAACTAGAATACGAGAAAAAAGATTTAAACAGCCAACTGGAATTTGCTAAGACCCAAATAGATGATCTGATTCTAGAAAAAGACGAACTAAAATCGGCGCTAGCTTCCGAACACtctaaagttgacgaaataagTAAAGATTCGGAAAACatgaaatgtactatttcatcTCTGCAGATAAGGATAAAGGATATCGAGCAACAACTTGTAGAAGCTAATCAAATTAGGGATAAGTTACGTTCCGAAAGGCAAGAGCTTGAATCTACGTTTTTGGAAACTGAGCGAGCTCTGCGGCGTGCTGCGGATGACGCGACGGTCCAGGCGTCCCAGGCGGCCCTAGAGAGAGCTCGAGCTCAACACGACAAGATGCGCATTGAAAAAGATCTCGAAGATGCTCGTGAGAACTTAGCTAAGTCCTCCGAGATCATTGCTAACCTGGAAATGGAAGTAGCACGTAAGGTGGTCGTAGAGGCGTGTAACAGAGTGCAGGAGGTACACGTGGCGCGTCAGGTCGAGGAGGAGGACAGACCCACGTCGCCTGATCAGGGCATTGACAGCGACAGACTGTCGAGCCTTGAACATAACGATGCTGTTACTTTGTCTACAC